One Lutra lutra chromosome 18, mLutLut1.2, whole genome shotgun sequence genomic window carries:
- the LOC125091022 gene encoding stathmin-like yields MASSDIQVKELEKRASGQAFELILSPRSKESVPEFPLSPPKKKDLSLEEIQKKLEAAEERSKSHEAEVLKQLAEKREHEKEVLQKAIEENNNFSKMAEEKLTHKMEANKENREAQMAAKLERLREKDKHIEEVRKNKESKDPADETDAD; encoded by the coding sequence ATGGCTTCTTCTGATATCCAGGTGAAAGAACTGGAGAAGCGTGCTTCAGGCCAGGCTTTTGAGCTGATTCTCAGCCCTCGATCAAAAGAATCCGTCCCAGAattccccctttcccctccaaagAAGAAGGATCTTTCCCTGGAGGAAATTCAGAAGAAAttagaagctgcagaagaaagaaGCAAGTCCCATGAAGCCGAGGTCTTGAAGCAGCTGGCTGAGAAGCGGGAGCACGAGAAAGAGGTGCTTCAGAAAGCCATAGAGGAGAACAACAACTTCAGTAAGATGGCGGAAGAAAAGCTGACCCACAAAATGGAGGCCAACAAAGAGAACCGAGAGGCCCAGATGGCCGCCAAACTGGAGCGCTTGCGGGAGAAGGACAAGCACATTGAGGAAGTGCGGAAGAACAAGGAATCCAAAGACCCTGCTGATGAAACTGACGCTGACTAA